From the genome of Penaeus monodon isolate SGIC_2016 chromosome 11, NSTDA_Pmon_1, whole genome shotgun sequence:
tgcggtggtcgaatggttagagcgtcggactcaaaactgtcacgacggcaatctgagttcgagggttcgagtcaccgaccgccgcgttgtttcccttgggcaaggaactttacctcgattgcctgcctagccactgggtggccaagccagctcaaatcactGCTGGTCTCAAGCCCTACCCTACCACGTAGGGTAGGGtagcctaccacgtactcactccaagagcatcacaacgtgaaaactgcgattgagtatcatgctgtgaccacggcggctcagacatgaacctaccgttaaatgatgatgatgatatatatatatatatatatatatatatatatatatatatatatatatatatatatatatgagtgtgtctgtgtgtatccctGTCCATGTCCCTGATCAGGTGGGGGACAGGGGTATGAcagatgtatttatacatacatacatttacacttaTATGAAcgcatatttatacgtatatccacacacacacacacacacacacacacacacacacacacacacacacacacacacacacacacacacacacacacatatatatatatatatatatatatatatatatatatattatgtatatatgtgtatatatatttatgtgtatatgcatatatatatatatatatatatatatatatatatatatatatatatatatatatatatatatacacacactcgtatatgcatgtatatattaacatacatatatacattatatacatatatctatatctaactatatatatctatctatatgtgtgtgtgtgtgtgtgtgtgtgtgtgtgtgtgtgtgtgtgtgtgtgtgtgtgtgtgtgtgtgtgtgtgtgtgtgtgtgtgtgtgtgtatgtgtgtgtgtgtgtctgtgtgcgtgtgtgtgtgtgtgagcgtgtgtgtgaatactcctatgttcttttattttaatttttttatattttagatcttgttttatttcatttgtattccgattttattttaataattcattTCTCTAAGTAGTAATATCCTCTGAGGTTACAGGAGAATAACGTCGTAGTGACGGATCCATTTAGTATCCAACCAAAGATTACAAAAATAGGGAAACACAGGAACACCAACACAAGCACTCGAACAAATATAGTAACACAGAAACAAAGAACACAGGAACGAACACAGGAACACTTCTTGTTCTGCCTTTAATTTTGGCTGTTCATTTCGACCTTTCTTTTCCCGCTTCTTCAATCGCCTAATGACATCTGCGGCTGTACTGTATTTATGTAAAAGGACGTCTCTTCCTTCGGCTCTCCCGAAAGGTGGAGTCCtgacaagaaaaagaatatataaagaattaaacATAGGAATAAACACAACAAGTTTGATATTAAAGATGAAATTGAAGTATcagtgaaaaagaagaataaaaataaaaaacaatgaggaCGAGTCAGTAGCGAACTGAACCTTCACGTAAGCTATTATTAGTTCTTAACAGAATCGAACCTTTATTAGATTAGATTTAGCTAAATCGACAACTACCCAGGCACTGGTTTGTTAAGATAGGCCaatcctttataatatatatgtgtatatatatatatatatatatatatatatatatatatatatatatatatatatatataacaaatatatctatatatatacatacacacacataaacacacagacacacagtcacaCTTAATATCCAAGCAGCGGCTGCTAAGACAATCCCGTAATAGAAAAGAGGTTCTCCCAAGCTGGTTCCCCCAAGAGCTCAAATACCTGCTACGAAAACGGCAAGTTTCAAAACAGAACACCGTGCactatgaactatatatatatatatatatatatatatatattatatatatatatatatatatatatatatatatatatatatatatatatatactatatatgtatatatatatatatatatataatgtatatatatacatatatatatatatatatatatatatatatatatatatatatatatatatatatatatatatatatatatgtgtgtgtgtgtgtgtgtgtgtgtgtgtgtgtgtgtgtgtgtgtgtgtgtgtttgtgtgtgtgacacacatacacacacacacacacacacacacacatatatatatatatatatatatatatatatatatatatatatatatatatatatatatatattacaaaaggaatgtaagaaagccaaagaaaagtGGCTGCAGCAGTTTATTgtggagagagaatgggacaactgacggacagagattTGGTCCCGTCAGCGTACTGTAGACTGTCTCTATCTGTCAAGTAAAGTAAGTAAACAACAAAGTAAAGAGGTGAATAATAGAGGGGCGGAGGTAGGTGTTGCAAGTGAAAGTTTCTGTTACCATCGAatttggagaggaaggaggcaaaTATATGGATAACAAGTGAACTCAAGGGAGAAAgtttgtttatgattatatatttatactttcatatcttatttttatttatgctgGCAAAAACAAGTGAACaactattattctttattttatttgtatttctttgaaGCAAGAATGAGAAGGATTTttgtctgattttatttttattatttttattttattttactttattttgaacAAGAACAAGTAAGaactttttattgatattgtttttgttcttttgtattttactttcatttttgcgGTTGAACAAGTGAACtaaaactataatttttatttctacttatttgattttactttatgtacttttatttaGAGATGTaacaaaaaacatagaaataacaTTATCGACCAAATGTATGATGAAGGAGAAAAGCACCAAGAAAACTATAAAGTCTAGAAGGCGatgatgagtgtgtgtatgaatttatatacagtatatatatatacatacttacacacacacacacacacacacacacacacacacacatatatatatatatatatatatatatatatatatatatatatatatatatatgtgtgtgtgtgtgtgtgtgtgtgtgtgtgtgtgtgtgtgtgtgtgtgtgtgtgtgtgtgtgtgtgtgtgtgtgtgtgtgtgtgtgtgtgtgtgtgtgtgtgtgtgtgtgtgtgagtgtgtgtgtgtgtgtgagagagagagagagagagagagagagagagagatagagagagagagagagagagagagagagagatagagatagatagatagatagatagatagagagagagagagagagagagagagagagagagagagagtgtgtgtgtgtgtgtgtggtgtgtttgtgtgtgtgtgtgtgtgtgttgtggtgtgtgtttgtgtgtgtttgtgtgtgtatgtgtgtgtgtgtgtgtgtgtgtgtgtgtgtgtgtgtgtgtgtgtgtgtgtgtgtgtgtgtgtgtgtgagagagagagagagaagaagagagagagagagagagagagagagagagagagagagagagagagagagagagagagagagagagagagagaggtgtgtgtgtgtgtgtgtgtgtgtgtgtgtgtgtgtgtgtgtgtgtgcgtgcgtttatttatttattcatatatatctacacacacaaatatatatactgtacactaacgtacatttatatctatacattcatCTATATGTATCCAAGTATATATACTGCGCATAccaaaaataacacatatatgtgtgtgtatgtgtggtaggtAAACGTACAGATGGGTATGTAAAGGGAGCAACTGGAAGGCAATTTGCCAGGTTAGCAAAAAAGGTCACTGGTAATCGAAGATAATGACCATACTTTCATATCATGGTTCGataagaaatacatttaaaaggaACTAGCAGCGATATAGAGAGTCTTTTTAGATCGCGAGGTGCACGGAGGCAGAAGACACCCTTTTCTGCGATGTCGTGGTTGAAGAGTGACACCCTCGTTTGGGCTTCGAGTGCCTCCACGTACCTGGCTCTCACGGCAGCTCTGGCTCTCACATTTGCCTGGCTCTTGACGAAGCAACGGAAGGTGAGTTGGGTTAGGTCATATAAGATTATGGctctgaaaggaagaaaaaaacaaaaacaaaaacatatagctGATTTAAGTCGAGTATGTTTTGATTCGAActgatttttgtgtttgtgtactttcTGTAGTTAAGTATCGTATTTTCTTCCGCTGAATCCATTAATATACTTGATATACGCTAAACTCTCCCTGGGAACTAAAGCATATTCACTTACTAAAACTTgcacccctttccttcctcagTCGCTGCTTCTTGCCAAGCTCCCAGGCCCCAAAACTCACCCCATCTTCGGAAATTCTCGATTCGGAGGTGGCACTGCAGAAGGTAAAACATTTCCAGCTACTTCGCCATAAACTTACTATATGGCAAGCCAATGTGGTTTACCATATAGAAGTGAACGAACAACACACTTCAGATGCAAATAGACTAACCTAGCGTTCCTATTACAGAACGCATGCAATGGCTGATCAACAGCAGCCGGCTGGGCGAAGTGGTTAGACTCTGGATTGGTTTCGTCCCGCTGTGCATGATCTGCAGCGCGAGAGGAGCTGAGGTGAGTGTCACTCATTCACAACGTAACCCACATCTGTTTTCCGATGGATTTTACAAATTCCGAGTAAGCACTGGACACAAATTAAAAAGGTAATTAATCATATTTCAGGTTATTCTGGCAAGTCAGAAGCACACCCACAAAGGGGCCAGTTACGACCTTCTCAGAGACTGGCTTGGTGATGGTTTACTGTTATCAACAggtattctccctccctcttctatctcacTCTTAATCACGAGCGTAGAACAAATTGCATTAAAAATACACCATGCCCACAGATGTAGAAAAATACACCAGCAACAAGAGCATAATACTAATGCATCACGCTTCCTCCTCTAGGAAGCAAGTGGCACTCCCGAAGGAAGCTGCTGACGCCCGCCTTCCACTTCAAGATCCTGGAGGACTTCCTGGACGTCTTCAACAGCCAGAGCACGACGATGATCCAGCAGCTGCGAGGGAAAGCCGACGGGAAGCCGTTCGACGTTTTCCCTTTCATCACGCGCTGCGCCCTCGACATCATATGCGGTAATGGACTGTTACTCTATGAAGGAATTATTcgtgattagtaaaaaaaaaaaaaagaaaaaaaaaattagttgttCGTGTAGATTTAAAGTTAGGGATGTCTTTGCAGTGTGACACTGATCTCTAAAGAGGAATGAGTCAACAAAGACCATTCATAATCAAGGTTTATATGAGTACTTGTCTTGCTCATAGTCACTCTCCTGATGTGTTCCTTTTCCCACAGAGACGGCGATGGGGCGGACTGTGAATGCCCAGGGCAATGTAGAATCCGCTTACGTGAAAGCTTTAGACAAGTAAGTGTTTCCTGTTTTATAACCtcattaatttaaaaatgtacTAAATGAGATACAACAATTTAGGATTACTGAGATATTTAAAAGCGGTGCGATATCCTCTTCTTATGTTGCCAAAACTTATTCTCTGACatcatttcataattttcatcaagAAATAAATTCAACTGATAAGCAGTTTCCCGAAATGTGCAGCCATAGAACCAAATATTAATTCTGGAAAAAGCCCAGGCAATCTCTATGAGCCTTTCTATATCGTAAATGAGATATAAGGGATAACTTCAAGGACAAATTCTAGGGTTTCATATCGGTTCACAATTTTCCAGCCACATGCAGTCTGTTTGGCAACTATTCTTAAACTATAATTTTTCCTGGAAGAAAACCATACTCTCTCTGTTCCTTATGCTTTAAAACGCTGGCGACCAAGGGTCTCCACTGTTTCGGTTCTTTGTTGGTCTAAGAATATcgaattctgatatatatatatatatatatatatatatatatatatatatatatatatatatatatatatatatatatatatatatatatatatatatatatatatatatatatatatatatatatatatatatatatatatattatatatatatatatatatatttttttttttttttttttttttttttttttttttttttttttttattaatttgatttgCCTTCCATTTACTTAGTCTTCTGAGATGAATTAGTCCTTGTCACCCTGTACTTGTCGTCTCATGTGTTAGTTTACTTTAGAAATTATCACACAGTTTTCCCTAGTGAGCATGATACCATATGAATAGCTGGATCATTCACTTTAACTCAAGACCAATGTTGCTTTGTTTATTTTGGATGCTGGAATCTGGCTTTCTAATATTTCTATGAAAATGTCAGTTTCTAGAAACAAATGTGcaaaaaagcaagcaaacaacCAAGAAATGGAAGTAGATCACCTCAGTCTGGGAAACGTAAGATCAACGATATTGTCCACTTGTACTAGATTCCCTGAGCCTTGAGAAATTGTTTAGACTTTTCCCTTTTACCTATAGTGAAAAATTAAAACCACATATAGCGCCTTCCAGTTATACCCCATAATCGATCGTTAATGTGAAACAGTTATTACGCAACAAATAAATTCTAACATATTTGCCGCAGGTTTGCCAACCTCTACATCATGCGATCGACGACGCCCTGGCTCCGCCCAGCGTGGCTCTATAACATTCTCGGGCCCAGGAAGGAGCGCGACGCCTGCCTCAAGGTTCTTCATGACGTGTCCTACGAAACCATCGCGGAGAGGAAAGCTCTTCGGGAAAAGTCTAAGAAAAGCGGCGGAGAAGCAGAACCAGAGGACGAATTAGTGATAGGTAAGGGAAATTGTCCTTAATactgataaatgaatgaaaaatgaatgcTCCCACGGTGTAAACTGCACCATCTTGGAAATTACATGCTTCCTAAAGATGGAGGGCTACTCTCAAAAATTAATTGTATGTCTTGCATTGTGAAATTATCCATTCTgtttaacttgaaaaaaaaaaacgtttatatgTACAGTACTTTTAGTTTCGcaaattttcttgtattttatttcattatattattattattattattattattattattattattattattattattattattattattttattattattattattattattattattattattattattattattattattattattattattgtatttttttttacatatgtatatatatgtacataactgagatcaacaaaaaacatatacacaatgaGCTCTGTGGCGTCTTGGTACTAGGTAAACAGTTAATAGAACATGTACTACAGCTCATTGCATGCTAAAAGACGATGGCGTTTCGAAACGTGCCAGGAAAATTGAATCAGTTTCACTCTTTGTGATATTAGGGAACAGACACCTGATATTTAGTTTATGAGATACAGATATGTGCCCCATACTTGCAAAAGCTCCTTCCCATAATCCCAAAAGGCAAGAAGAAACGGCTGGCGTTCCTGGACCTCCTGCTGGAGTACTCGGAAGACGGCGCCAAGCTCTCCGACGGAGGAGACATCGCGAGGGACGACGGGGCATGAACTTTCATTTCCGGGCCACGACCCACAAACGGCGGCCTCTGCACTGGGTTTCCTCCTAACCCCTgggtcatcacacacacacacacacatctagccAGACATGAAACaacacgtacgcgcgcgcgcgcgtaataATACATAGAATGTGTATGATGAAGTGTTAGGCGTCTTTTTTATGATCTAACATGTCTGAACTTGCCGCGACTTAAACAATAACGGTTCCCCAGGCTCGGGTCCACCAGGAGCTGGACTCGGTCTTCGGTGACGAGGACCGCCCGGCGACGATGGACGACCTGCGCTCCATGAAGTTGCTGGAGAATTGCATCAAAGAGGGCCTGAGGCTGTTCCCATCCGTCCAGAGGTTCGGCAGGATACTGCACGAAGACGTCCGCATATGTACGTAACAGTCCATCACGTCAGTCGAGATGAATGAATGCAGACAACCGCAGGATCCAAGATCAggaatttcattcatttttcatccTAAAAATAAACTGAATTGAAATACGAAATGCGTTCTAGTAAATTCATTAAATAATATGGCAGGGGAAATCTAAAAAAGTAGCTTGCATAGTCTAAGTATGACTTTCAGAAAATTATCGTATCAAGACTTCTCCGTCCCATACAGGCGATTACGTCATCCCGGCTGGAACCAACGTCATGCTCTTCCCGTACCGAATCCACCGCGACCCGAAGCAATTCCCCGACCCGGAGAGGTTCGACCCGGACCGCTTCCTGCCCGAGAACAGCAAACACCGCCACCCATACGCTTACATTCCCTTCAGCGCCGGACCTAGGAACTGCATCGGTGGGTCGACAGGCTCCAGGAACTAACCAGATTTTTATGTTGTAACTTTTCTAACTATTCTAATAGTGAAAAAATCCGCTTTTTACTCATTTTGTTTCTCCATTGTTAGTAATGTATAACTATAGATTATAGCATTGCTTTGGTTAGCTTTACTATGATATTTATTACTCAGGATATTTCACTATCTGGTACACTTGAcagatttcttttcttattactcCCCGACCCGCGTCCCTAACGAGGTATTCTTTGTGAGACGCAAGAGCATACTGTAAGCACACGTGACCCCAACCTCTTTCGTTCGCAGGCCAGAAGTTCGCCGTGATGGAAGAAAAGGTCCTCCTGAGCAGCATCTTCCGCAAGTTCCGTGTCGAGAGCACAGTTCCTCGAGAAGACGTGAAGCTCCTGGACAACGCTGTCTTACGGCCGAAGGGCGGGAACATCCTGAATGTCTTCCCAAGGTCCTTGGCGTGAAGGAGAAGAACTAAGAGTAAGATCTTGACGTGAATGAGACCAACAGGGAGATCGCCTTGAGGGAGAGCCGCTGCTTAATGGATCTCATGTGGATAGGATATTTCTGTGCATATATTtcgtactttatatatatgaatatttgtaaatttaattaagaaacccacgcacatgcacatacacacgaatgtatatataaatttccccTTCAGTTCACTTTAGCTCTCTGGCCAAACTCTTCTGGTAGTTTCTGTAGTCAGGACCCTCACATTCTGCCCCGTCTGCAAAGAATAGGCATCCCTCACTGTGATTTCTCGCTCCAAACACAAGGCCCctttcgcacacgcacacgcacgcataggcacacacatatacgcacacacacgcacagaacttcacaaatctcaagcaagcaagcaagcacttgGACGCACAGTGATCTTTCACTTGGaatgataggataatgataatcaatgaggGAATTTACAGATCTTTTATAATATCATGACACTTAAACCCTGATTGCTTTGTACGGAATGCGGGCCTCAGCGGGTGAATCCAAGATCCAGATAAACAGGGACCCTCCCACCTCACGCACTTTGTGTTTGGCAGTTGGTAGGAGTTATTATATGGattatatgataaaatgtatggatataatgatataatgtcaaAATATCATAATGCTTATACTAATAATcttacgatatatataaaaatatataatagatatatataagtaatatatgtttatataatctatatacatacctgtatatatgcaaatgcacacacacacacatacacacgtatatatgcacctatatgtagatgtatctctctctctctctctctctctctctctctctctctctctctctctctctatatatatatatatatatatatatatatatatatatatatatatatatatatatatatatacgtatgtatatacatatatttgtatacacacacacacacaaacacacacacacacacacacacacacacacacacacacacacacacacacacacacacacacacacatatatatatatatatatatatatatatatatatatatatatatatatatatatatatatatgtatgtatttatatatatatatatatatatatatatatatatatatatatatttacacacacacacacacatatatatatgtaaacatatatacacatacatataaatgtatatgtacacacacaagcacaaacgcgcatacacacacacacacacacacacacacacacacacacacacacacacacacacacacacacacacacacatatatatatatatatatatatatatataatgcacacacgcacacacacacacacatatatatatgaaagagagatgaaataCCAACCTAATGTTATTTACTGAACACttgttatattataaaacttatttaAGCATAATAAAAttctgtgttaattttttttttttaattagtgagTTAATCGTTACTTAAACCAATGATTGCTGGCTTGAGTTTTTGAATGTTCATTTGGGTAGAGTAAGGCGAGGGCGAGATCTGGAGTCCAACTCCAGATggactgcttatatatatatatatatatatatatatatatatatatatatatatatatatatatatatatatatatatattatttttttttttttttttttttttttttttttttttttttttaacggtaggttcatgtttgagccgccgtggtcacag
Proteins encoded in this window:
- the LOC119579099 gene encoding cytochrome P450 4C1-like, whose product is MSWLKSDTLVWASSASTYLALTAALALTFAWLLTKQRKSLLLAKLPGPKTHPIFGNSRFGGGTAEERMQWLINSSRLGEVVRLWIGFVPLCMICSARGAEVILASQKHTHKGASYDLLRDWLGDGLLLSTGSKWHSRRKLLTPAFHFKILEDFLDVFNSQSTTMIQQLRGKADGKPFDVFPFITRCALDIICETAMGRTVNAQGNVESAYVKALDKFANLYIMRSTTPWLRPAWLYNILGPRKERDACLKVLHDVSYETIAERKALREKSKKSGGEAEPEDELVIGKKKRLAFLDLLLEYSEDGAKLSDGGDIARDDGARVHQELDSVFGDEDRPATMDDLRSMKLLENCIKEGLRLFPSVQRFGRILHEDVRICDYVIPAGTNVMLFPYRIHRDPKQFPDPERFDPDRFLPENSKHRHPYAYIPFSAGPRNCIGQKFAVMEEKVLLSSIFRKFRVESTVPREDVKLLDNAVLRPKGGNILNVFPRSLA